A genomic stretch from Paraburkholderia dioscoreae includes:
- a CDS encoding GntT/GntP/DsdX family permease, protein MHLTTTLAPWSSHDTQLILSCALGLVLIIVFISALKLAPFLSILVGTFAAGFSAGLPLEAVASAFSKGAGALLGDVGIIIALGAMLGALMAESGAADRLVSTILKHSTPRTLPWMMAVVALIIGLPLFFEVGLVMMVPIIFVMARRSQQPILRIAIPALAGMTTLHALLPPHPGPLIAVSALHADLGLTLGLGLIVAIPAVILAGPLYGIWLSRRMHVVEPEEMGKLFSAKQDTGEPPGFAISLITILLPVVLMLGRTVAKLLLQPETFLFNTLNFLGEPLVALGLTVLFAVVALGWSRGMARERVGGILRKSLPPIAALLLTIGAGGGLKQALVVAGISTTIGKVAVGAHMPLILLAWLIAVALRQATGSATVATTTTAGIVAPVVAGLSTTHNSLMALAIGAGSVFFCHVNDAGFWMVREYFGLQLKQTVMVWSVLQTIVSVVGLALTLVLWTVLT, encoded by the coding sequence GTGCATTTGACAACAACACTCGCGCCGTGGTCATCCCACGACACCCAACTGATTCTCTCGTGCGCGCTCGGGCTCGTACTGATCATCGTTTTCATCAGCGCGCTGAAGCTCGCGCCGTTCCTGTCGATTCTGGTCGGCACGTTCGCAGCGGGTTTTTCGGCGGGCCTGCCGCTCGAAGCCGTTGCCAGTGCATTCAGTAAAGGAGCGGGCGCGCTGCTCGGCGACGTCGGCATCATCATTGCGCTCGGCGCCATGCTCGGTGCGCTCATGGCCGAATCCGGCGCCGCCGACCGGCTGGTCTCGACCATTCTCAAGCACTCCACGCCGCGCACGCTGCCGTGGATGATGGCGGTGGTCGCACTGATCATCGGCTTGCCGCTCTTTTTCGAAGTTGGCCTCGTGATGATGGTGCCGATCATCTTCGTGATGGCGCGCCGTTCGCAGCAACCGATCCTGCGTATCGCGATTCCGGCGCTGGCCGGCATGACCACGCTGCACGCGCTTCTGCCGCCGCACCCGGGTCCGCTGATCGCGGTGAGCGCGCTGCACGCCGATCTCGGCCTGACGCTCGGGCTCGGTCTGATCGTCGCGATTCCCGCGGTGATTCTCGCGGGACCGCTCTACGGCATCTGGTTGTCCAGGCGCATGCACGTGGTCGAGCCGGAGGAAATGGGCAAGCTCTTCAGCGCAAAGCAAGACACCGGCGAGCCGCCGGGTTTCGCGATCTCCCTCATCACGATCCTTTTGCCCGTTGTGTTGATGCTGGGGCGCACGGTCGCCAAGCTGCTGCTTCAGCCCGAAACGTTTCTGTTCAACACGCTGAATTTCCTGGGTGAGCCGCTGGTTGCGCTCGGCCTCACCGTGCTGTTCGCGGTGGTGGCATTGGGTTGGTCACGGGGCATGGCGCGCGAGCGCGTGGGCGGCATTCTGCGCAAGAGCCTGCCGCCGATCGCTGCGCTGCTGCTGACCATCGGCGCCGGCGGCGGCCTCAAGCAGGCGCTGGTGGTAGCCGGCATCAGCACGACGATCGGCAAGGTCGCGGTCGGCGCGCACATGCCGCTGATTCTGCTGGCCTGGCTGATCGCGGTCGCGCTGCGTCAGGCGACGGGTTCGGCGACGGTTGCCACCACCACTACGGCGGGTATCGTCGCGCCGGTCGTCGCGGGTCTCAGCACGACGCACAATTCGCTGATGGCGCTCGCCATCGGCGCGGGCTCCGTGTTCTTCTGCCACGTGA